Proteins from a single region of Runella sp. SP2:
- a CDS encoding pentapeptide repeat-containing protein: MKTIRITQMDGTLIHEHTSDAATYKSAVEEAYAQGKSFVKANLASMNLTGINLSGADFTGAYLSKAQLVNANLSNANFTNAVLIQANLRGANMTNANMTNANTLGANRS; this comes from the coding sequence ATGAAAACAATCAGAATTACCCAGATGGATGGCACGCTTATTCATGAACATACAAGCGATGCTGCAACGTATAAATCGGCTGTTGAAGAGGCTTACGCACAAGGGAAATCTTTTGTAAAAGCCAATTTAGCCTCCATGAACCTCACAGGGATTAACCTCAGTGGAGCTGATTTCACAGGTGCCTATCTCAGCAAAGCTCAATTAGTCAATGCGAATTTGAGCAACGCAAACTTTACCAATGCTGTCTTGATACAAGCCAATCTACGCGGCGCTAATATGACAAATGCGAACATGACGAATGCGAATACGCTCGGCGCCAATCGGTCGTAG
- a CDS encoding DUF6728 family protein gives MKKIVEFLQLGEVFGYFLRVFQKPDPSRPSTTSLRVMHGINRISIVMFLFCLGVMLYRFFTR, from the coding sequence ATGAAAAAAATTGTTGAATTTTTGCAGTTGGGAGAAGTATTCGGATACTTTCTGCGGGTGTTTCAAAAACCAGACCCTTCGCGGCCTAGTACGACTTCTCTCCGCGTGATGCACGGCATCAACCGTATTTCTATCGTCATGTTTTTATTTTGCCTTGGCGTGATGTTGTATCGCTTTTTTACAAGATAG
- the ispG gene encoding (E)-4-hydroxy-3-methylbut-2-enyl-diphosphate synthase, which translates to MTIINDTVSLQDAIKSYQYANSLTEYSRRKTITVNIGGVPMGSDYPIRVQSMTTVDTMNTEGSIEQVIRMVESGCEYVRITAPSVKEAQNLENIRKGLRARGYEVPLVADIHFTPNAAELAARIVEKVRINPGNYADKKRFEIIDYTEDEYQRELERIREKFIPLINICKEYGTAMRIGTNHGSLSDRIMSRYGDSPLGMVESALEFLRICEEFNYDQVVLSMKSSNPLVMVEAYRLLVHRLDAEGLKPYPLHLGVTEAGEGEDGRIKSAVGIGTLLEDGLGDTVRVSLTEDPEFEAPVAKSLVDRYTQRAQVSKPIAPLVASPINPFQYSRRKTQEVYNFGGGNVPRVIADFSQIAVEQYEDLRSIGHFYLPVPDKWKMNDIGADFVYSGARPVPFMLPMGLKEIMDYETWKTQPDREHKFPLFTLDEFIVAEEQSSILNFVKVDTSTPLSVETLGNIPVVLVLESQNAHAMPEMRRFMIDLMDKNVTIPVIIQRTYSGNDFDELSLFAATDCGGLLVDGIGDGIMLSAVQTDLALAKQQNSIGFGILQAARTRMSKTEYISCPSCGRTLFDLQETTAMIRKRTDHLKGVKIGIMGCIVNGPGEMADADYGYVGIGKDKIALYRGQQVVKKSVTAAAAVDELINLIKEDAKWFEPEALELT; encoded by the coding sequence ATGACAATCATCAACGACACTGTATCGCTTCAAGACGCGATTAAGTCGTATCAATACGCTAACTCGTTGACCGAGTATTCTCGCCGTAAAACCATCACTGTCAACATCGGGGGTGTTCCTATGGGTTCTGACTACCCAATTCGCGTACAGTCCATGACTACTGTTGATACTATGAATACCGAAGGGTCGATTGAGCAAGTCATTCGGATGGTGGAGTCGGGTTGTGAGTATGTGCGCATCACGGCACCAAGCGTGAAAGAAGCCCAAAACTTAGAAAATATTCGCAAAGGATTGCGCGCACGCGGGTACGAAGTGCCACTCGTTGCCGATATTCATTTTACCCCAAATGCTGCCGAACTAGCGGCGCGTATTGTGGAAAAAGTGCGCATCAATCCAGGAAATTACGCCGACAAAAAACGCTTTGAAATCATCGACTATACCGAAGATGAATACCAGCGTGAATTGGAACGCATTCGTGAAAAATTTATACCATTAATAAATATTTGCAAAGAGTACGGAACGGCCATGCGGATTGGAACGAACCACGGTTCGTTGTCTGACCGTATCATGAGCCGCTACGGCGATTCTCCTTTGGGAATGGTGGAGTCGGCGTTGGAGTTTTTGCGGATTTGCGAGGAATTTAACTACGACCAAGTGGTACTTTCGATGAAGTCGAGTAATCCTTTGGTGATGGTAGAAGCGTATCGTTTGCTTGTTCACCGACTTGATGCCGAAGGATTAAAACCGTATCCGTTGCATTTAGGCGTGACGGAAGCAGGTGAAGGCGAAGATGGTCGTATCAAGTCGGCCGTTGGCATCGGAACCTTGTTGGAAGATGGGTTGGGCGATACCGTTCGCGTTTCTCTAACCGAAGACCCCGAATTTGAAGCCCCCGTAGCAAAATCGCTCGTTGACCGATATACCCAACGGGCGCAAGTAAGCAAACCCATCGCGCCTTTGGTTGCTTCACCCATTAATCCATTCCAATACAGTCGCCGTAAAACGCAGGAAGTCTATAATTTCGGGGGCGGAAACGTGCCACGGGTGATTGCCGATTTTTCACAAATTGCTGTCGAACAATACGAAGATTTGCGCAGTATTGGCCATTTCTATTTGCCCGTTCCCGACAAATGGAAAATGAACGACATCGGCGCCGACTTTGTCTATTCAGGTGCGCGCCCCGTGCCGTTTATGTTGCCCATGGGATTGAAAGAAATCATGGATTACGAAACGTGGAAAACCCAGCCCGACCGCGAACATAAGTTTCCTTTGTTTACGCTTGATGAGTTCATTGTTGCCGAAGAACAAAGTTCCATCTTGAATTTTGTGAAGGTGGACACAAGTACGCCGTTGTCAGTCGAAACGCTTGGGAATATTCCAGTAGTTTTGGTACTAGAAAGTCAAAATGCGCACGCTATGCCCGAAATGCGTCGCTTTATGATTGATTTAATGGATAAGAACGTGACTATTCCTGTCATTATTCAACGTACTTATTCAGGAAACGATTTTGACGAATTATCGCTTTTTGCCGCGACCGATTGCGGAGGATTATTGGTGGATGGAATCGGGGATGGAATCATGCTCAGTGCTGTGCAAACGGATTTAGCATTGGCAAAACAACAAAATAGCATTGGTTTTGGCATTCTTCAAGCGGCTCGTACGCGGATGTCAAAAACGGAATACATTTCGTGTCCGTCGTGTGGACGAACATTATTTGATTTGCAAGAAACCACCGCCATGATTCGCAAACGTACCGATCACCTCAAAGGAGTTAAAATTGGTATTATGGGTTGCATTGTAAATGGTCCAGGTGAAATGGCCGATGCTGATTACGGATACGTGGGGATTGGTAAAGATAAAATAGCCTTGTATCGTGGCCAGCAGGTTGTCAAAAAGTCGGTGACTGCGGCGGCGGCAGTCGATGAATTGATTAATTTAATCAAAGAAGACGCCAAATGGTTTGAACCCGAAGCGTTGGAGCTAACTTAA
- a CDS encoding SCP2 sterol-binding domain-containing protein yields the protein MSLQTLTEKVKTLVGTDSGLDASFKFVTDEGVVFVDTKQVPNVVSNEDLETDCAMEITTKNALDLINGDLNPMMGYMMGKFKIKGDMAVAMKIAQTFGS from the coding sequence ATGAGCTTACAAACTCTTACTGAGAAAGTAAAAACACTGGTTGGCACTGACAGTGGCCTTGATGCGAGCTTCAAGTTTGTCACCGACGAAGGTGTTGTGTTTGTTGACACGAAGCAAGTTCCGAACGTTGTCTCAAACGAAGACTTGGAAACGGACTGTGCCATGGAAATCACTACTAAAAACGCCTTAGACCTCATTAATGGTGACCTTAATCCAATGATGGGTTACATGATGGGTAAGTTCAAAATTAAAGGCGATATGGCAGTAGCAATGAAAATTGCACAAACTTTCGGTAGCTAA
- a CDS encoding histone H1 — MARFDEVKNLVLSLEADFDKFYSKGNQAAGTRVRKGMQELKNLAQTIRSEVQSSKNDKE; from the coding sequence ATGGCAAGATTTGATGAAGTCAAGAATCTCGTGTTAAGCCTTGAAGCTGACTTTGATAAATTCTACAGCAAGGGTAACCAAGCAGCTGGAACACGCGTTCGCAAAGGAATGCAGGAGTTGAAGAATTTGGCCCAAACAATACGTTCGGAAGTACAGAGTAGCAAGAATGACAAAGAGTAG
- a CDS encoding RidA family protein: MKPFVLVFALFLSSLSIFAQKKIIKTDQAPVPIAPYSQAVEANGLIFVAGQIGLNPQTRQLVSGGFEAEATQVMENIKAILQAAGLTMDDIVNTTIYLKDVAYFQKINDIYGKYFNGNFPARTTVGVNNLPGGASVEIAVVALRGPKRK; the protein is encoded by the coding sequence ATGAAGCCCTTTGTCCTTGTTTTTGCCTTATTTTTGAGTAGTTTGAGCATATTTGCTCAGAAAAAAATTATTAAAACCGACCAAGCCCCTGTTCCAATCGCCCCCTACAGTCAAGCAGTAGAAGCCAATGGTCTAATTTTTGTCGCAGGACAAATAGGATTGAACCCACAAACTCGCCAGCTGGTCTCAGGGGGCTTCGAAGCTGAGGCGACACAGGTGATGGAAAATATCAAAGCAATACTCCAAGCAGCAGGTTTGACGATGGACGATATCGTCAACACAACTATTTACTTAAAAGACGTAGCATATTTTCAAAAAATAAATGATATTTATGGGAAATATTTTAACGGAAACTTTCCCGCCCGTACCACCGTTGGGGTCAATAACCTCCCAGGGGGAGCCAGTGTCGAAATTGCGGTTGTTGCCCTCAGAGGACCAAAACGTAAATAA
- a CDS encoding oxygenase MpaB family protein, with protein sequence MRPAQTRTFNDTLLAPFRLVGDPAADDVVMAVAQQQGREGLAAFMRYLGDLKNVSLAEQLPEVVHFFEQQGHLPRWTDPKKMAQGMAFFWKHETEVALLLGCYSLPYCYAAANGAQVLWLTERIKKDTYKRLEETGEFVFEIMQERDWRNGRNVIKVLKIRLMHAVVRYFTSRYAQWDSAWGLPINQEDMAGTNLAFSYIVVRGLRKMNVKTETNDEESYLHFWDIIGYLLGVNERLLPIDLREAYHLDRAIYRRQFKPSAAGKGLTQALTKVLQNQVPTKQLQNFPIAQMRFLLGKEVADLLEVPEVPLEDIVVRTSTRLPFLQFLFRNNTPDSDVLKTYLRK encoded by the coding sequence ATGAGACCTGCACAAACGCGTACGTTCAATGATACTTTATTAGCCCCTTTTCGCTTGGTGGGAGACCCTGCGGCCGATGATGTTGTAATGGCCGTGGCTCAACAGCAAGGCCGAGAGGGGCTAGCTGCTTTTATGCGGTATTTGGGCGACTTAAAAAACGTTTCGCTCGCCGAACAGCTTCCCGAAGTCGTTCATTTTTTTGAACAGCAGGGGCATTTACCTCGCTGGACCGACCCTAAAAAAATGGCGCAAGGCATGGCTTTTTTTTGGAAGCACGAAACCGAAGTTGCGTTATTATTGGGCTGCTATTCACTCCCGTATTGCTACGCTGCTGCCAACGGTGCTCAAGTACTTTGGTTGACCGAACGAATCAAAAAAGACACCTATAAACGGCTAGAAGAGACGGGCGAATTTGTGTTTGAAATCATGCAGGAGCGTGATTGGCGCAACGGCCGTAACGTGATAAAAGTACTTAAAATAAGGCTGATGCACGCCGTTGTTCGGTATTTTACCAGCCGCTATGCCCAGTGGGATTCGGCTTGGGGGCTTCCCATTAACCAAGAAGACATGGCAGGGACAAACCTCGCCTTTTCGTATATCGTTGTTCGAGGGTTGCGGAAAATGAACGTAAAGACGGAAACAAATGACGAAGAATCATATTTGCACTTTTGGGATATAATTGGATACCTACTGGGCGTCAATGAGCGCCTTTTACCCATCGATTTGCGCGAAGCATACCACCTAGATCGGGCCATTTATCGCCGTCAATTTAAGCCATCAGCAGCAGGGAAAGGGCTGACCCAAGCCCTCACGAAAGTGCTTCAAAATCAGGTACCTACAAAACAGTTACAAAACTTTCCAATCGCGCAGATGCGTTTTCTTTTAGGTAAGGAAGTGGCTGATTTACTGGAGGTTCCAGAAGTGCCTTTGGAGGACATTGTTGTCCGTACATCGACCCGTCTGCCGTTTTTGCAATTTTTATTCCGAAATAATACCCCAGACTCCGACGTACTTAAAACCTACCTGCGAAAATAG
- a CDS encoding MmcQ/YjbR family DNA-binding protein: protein MNIETLQAYCLSKAGVTEEFPFGDETLVYKVVGKIFALSSLDSTPLSINLKCDPERALQLREEYDCVHPGFHMNKKHWNTVVVDGSVKDALIREWIDHSYELVVASLPKKTREQLS from the coding sequence ATGAACATTGAGACCTTACAAGCGTATTGTTTGTCGAAAGCTGGTGTGACAGAGGAGTTTCCGTTTGGAGACGAAACGCTGGTTTACAAAGTAGTGGGAAAAATTTTCGCACTTAGCTCGCTCGATTCAACTCCTTTGAGTATCAATCTTAAATGCGATCCCGAACGCGCCCTTCAGCTTCGTGAAGAATACGATTGTGTGCACCCAGGTTTTCACATGAACAAAAAACATTGGAATACTGTGGTTGTGGATGGCTCAGTCAAAGATGCCCTCATACGAGAGTGGATTGATCATTCATACGAACTTGTAGTGGCGTCGTTGCCCAAAAAAACGCGTGAACAATTGAGCTAA
- a CDS encoding DinB family protein encodes MNIAETRQQLLKDIQQIRQTVSLEFKTLSEAQLLWKPAPERWGILECLVHLNAASQYYTNQLKLKFSQTPIRSSATDFEMSFNGKMMLGFVDPASPRKIPSPGMFKPKPYHLDAPKVLERYFLILQDLENSIQSSEGVDWNQKIISPFTALLKFRLGDVFLFVVAHHQRHLNQAMRVKEESSFPH; translated from the coding sequence ATGAACATTGCAGAGACAAGACAACAACTTCTAAAAGATATTCAGCAGATTCGTCAAACCGTTTCGCTGGAGTTTAAAACGCTTTCAGAAGCGCAACTGCTCTGGAAACCAGCCCCCGAGCGTTGGGGGATTTTGGAATGTTTGGTTCATCTCAATGCAGCCAGTCAATACTATACGAACCAGTTGAAACTTAAATTTTCACAAACGCCAATCCGCTCTTCTGCAACGGACTTTGAGATGAGTTTCAACGGTAAAATGATGCTTGGTTTTGTGGATCCTGCATCGCCCCGAAAAATCCCTTCACCTGGAATGTTCAAGCCCAAACCGTATCATTTGGATGCGCCAAAAGTGTTGGAAAGGTATTTTCTGATTCTTCAGGATTTAGAAAATAGCATTCAAAGCTCCGAAGGTGTTGATTGGAATCAAAAAATTATTTCTCCTTTTACGGCTTTGCTCAAGTTTCGTTTGGGCGATGTCTTTCTGTTTGTGGTAGCACACCACCAACGTCACCTCAACCAAGCGATGCGTGTAAAAGAAGAATCATCCTTCCCGCATTAA
- a CDS encoding BlaI/MecI/CopY family transcriptional regulator: protein MRELTKAEEQVMQILWDLGKGVVWNVLERFPTPKPAYNTISTFIRILEQKGFIAHRPISGKTYEYFPIISKEDYRAYEANKLMSNYFSGSVKDLVSYFVQDKDLSVQDADEIIKLLQEGGK, encoded by the coding sequence ATGAGAGAGTTGACCAAAGCCGAAGAACAAGTAATGCAAATCCTATGGGATTTGGGCAAAGGCGTAGTATGGAATGTACTGGAGCGTTTTCCGACGCCAAAACCAGCCTACAATACCATCTCTACCTTTATCCGAATTTTGGAACAAAAGGGTTTCATTGCGCACCGCCCGATTAGTGGTAAGACGTACGAGTATTTTCCAATTATTTCAAAGGAAGATTACCGTGCCTATGAAGCTAATAAATTGATGTCCAATTACTTCAGCGGCTCAGTGAAAGACTTAGTGTCGTATTTTGTTCAAGACAAAGACCTAAGTGTTCAGGATGCCGATGAAATTATTAAGTTGCTTCAGGAAGGCGGTAAGTAA
- a CDS encoding TonB family protein — protein sequence MLFFSYLLKVSFGLVLFYALYWGLLRKHTYFTANRIYLLLVMGLSCLAPWVVLPEAAHEQVPMQVMALGTVSGGVIQVEKPPLFTLEQGILMAYLVGVLFMLGRLIWRLSQIFKMVRAGEHQPFGDCVLVTVDDSSMSSFSFFNYLVLNQKDASAYGQVVVSHELVHIQQRHSWDLLWVEVVQALLWFNPILIFYKRSLKEIHEFIADENATNGDRLSYAYTLAGYALGVSPQTLTNNFFDVKQLKSRIAMLTRKRSSKWVLGRYLMVIPVVVGLVVLVAARSATPVQTLVSTGEEFVVRGKVVTSDGKGLPGVNVVVVNLQRGTITDAQGNYAINVARGKQLAFSFIGFKMQVIDALQGEQNVVMLPEIAELKGVTVVGEPIPSQSSGGRQVQGGSTAPTMSKEGVIFTKAEENPEFPGGVRGLGDFLSTNLKYPAAARRAHVEGKVFIEFTIDENGVVKDPRVVKGIGFGCDEEAMRIMGIMPNWTPAKQNGKPVAISYQLPIGFEFGKTAANSTLTDGPVKIIFNGKGSPFKEQPLYILDGKEINYEELEKKLNPSEIDNISVLKNESATATYGDKGKNGVIIITTKKKN from the coding sequence ATGTTATTCTTTTCTTATCTCCTCAAAGTCAGCTTTGGGCTAGTGTTGTTCTATGCCTTATATTGGGGTTTGCTGCGTAAGCATACCTATTTTACCGCAAACCGCATTTATTTGTTACTGGTCATGGGGCTCTCATGTCTCGCGCCTTGGGTAGTGCTTCCCGAAGCGGCGCATGAGCAAGTACCGATGCAAGTAATGGCGCTAGGAACCGTCAGCGGAGGTGTTATTCAGGTTGAAAAACCGCCGCTATTCACCCTCGAACAGGGCATTTTAATGGCCTATTTAGTCGGTGTTTTGTTTATGTTAGGCCGATTGATTTGGCGACTTTCTCAAATTTTCAAGATGGTTCGTGCAGGTGAGCACCAACCTTTTGGAGACTGTGTACTTGTGACAGTCGATGACTCGTCAATGAGCTCTTTTTCTTTCTTTAATTACTTAGTATTAAACCAAAAAGATGCCAGTGCTTACGGGCAAGTAGTTGTAAGTCACGAGCTTGTGCATATCCAACAGCGCCATAGCTGGGATTTACTATGGGTCGAAGTGGTTCAAGCGCTCTTATGGTTTAACCCAATTTTGATTTTTTATAAGCGCTCGCTTAAAGAAATCCATGAATTTATAGCCGATGAAAACGCGACCAATGGTGATCGTTTAAGCTATGCCTATACGTTGGCTGGCTACGCACTGGGGGTATCGCCACAGACATTAACAAATAATTTTTTTGATGTAAAACAGTTAAAAAGCAGAATTGCCATGTTAACGAGAAAACGTAGTTCAAAATGGGTACTGGGCCGTTACTTAATGGTTATCCCCGTTGTGGTTGGTTTGGTTGTATTGGTGGCGGCCCGTAGCGCTACTCCAGTACAAACGTTGGTAAGTACAGGTGAGGAGTTTGTGGTAAGAGGAAAAGTAGTAACGTCTGACGGTAAAGGACTGCCTGGGGTCAATGTCGTTGTGGTGAACTTACAAAGAGGAACAATCACCGACGCACAGGGAAATTATGCGATAAATGTTGCTCGTGGGAAACAATTGGCTTTTTCTTTTATTGGATTCAAAATGCAGGTAATTGATGCTTTGCAAGGAGAACAAAATGTAGTTATGCTCCCCGAAATCGCAGAACTGAAAGGAGTTACTGTCGTTGGTGAACCCATTCCATCACAAAGTAGTGGCGGGCGTCAGGTACAGGGTGGAAGCACTGCTCCAACAATGTCGAAAGAAGGAGTTATTTTTACAAAGGCGGAAGAAAACCCTGAGTTTCCTGGTGGCGTAAGGGGGCTGGGTGATTTTTTATCTACTAACCTCAAATACCCCGCCGCTGCCCGTCGTGCGCATGTAGAAGGAAAAGTATTTATAGAATTTACGATTGATGAAAACGGAGTGGTGAAAGACCCGCGTGTCGTAAAAGGGATTGGTTTTGGGTGTGACGAAGAAGCAATGCGTATCATGGGTATCATGCCCAACTGGACGCCTGCCAAGCAAAACGGTAAACCAGTGGCTATCTCATATCAATTGCCAATTGGGTTTGAGTTTGGAAAAACGGCTGCAAATTCAACACTTACGGATGGCCCCGTAAAAATTATTTTTAATGGAAAGGGAAGCCCTTTTAAGGAACAACCACTTTACATACTGGATGGTAAAGAAATAAATTATGAAGAACTTGAAAAGAAGCTAAATCCCAGTGAAATTGACAATATTTCGGTATTGAAAAACGAGTCGGCAACGGCGACGTATGGTGACAAAGGGAAGAATGGGGTGATTATTATTACCACAAAAAAGAAAAACTGA
- a CDS encoding mevalonate kinase, translating to MIETRAYARAGLLGNPSDGYFGKTISISVRNFGASITLYESPELQIEPQVQDTHIYKNIFHLRDTISTLGYHGGVPLVKASIKKFVEYCDREGIKLSNKNFTVRYRTTIPRQVGLAGSSAIVVATLRALMQFYKVEIPQPMLPTLALKSEVEELGITAGLQDRVIQCYEGCVYMDFSRDLIEKQGYGYYEPLDPRMLPKLYIAYKTDLSKVSGKVLNTIRERWEQGDPHVVGTLQNIAGVAEQGCDVIKNQDFKRLGELINQNFDYRAQIMTITDRNQALIDTARACGASASFTGSGGSIIGIYRDEEMLNRLFIELKKQNARVIKPFIV from the coding sequence ATGATTGAAACTCGTGCTTATGCCCGTGCTGGGCTTCTAGGAAACCCTTCCGATGGATATTTTGGGAAAACAATTTCAATTTCGGTGCGCAATTTTGGCGCTTCTATTACGCTGTACGAATCGCCTGAGTTACAGATTGAACCCCAAGTACAAGATACTCACATTTATAAAAACATCTTCCACCTGCGCGATACCATCAGTACGCTTGGCTACCACGGAGGTGTACCGCTGGTGAAAGCGTCCATTAAAAAATTTGTAGAGTACTGCGATAGAGAAGGGATTAAACTTTCCAATAAAAACTTTACCGTTCGCTACCGCACGACCATCCCGCGCCAAGTAGGCTTGGCAGGTTCTAGCGCCATTGTGGTAGCTACACTTCGGGCGTTGATGCAGTTTTACAAAGTTGAAATTCCGCAGCCGATGTTGCCGACTTTGGCCCTCAAATCAGAAGTGGAGGAATTGGGCATTACGGCAGGTTTACAAGATCGGGTTATTCAGTGCTACGAAGGCTGTGTCTATATGGATTTTTCGAGAGACCTCATCGAAAAACAAGGCTACGGCTACTACGAACCTCTTGACCCTCGAATGTTACCCAAATTGTACATTGCTTATAAAACTGACCTGAGTAAAGTGTCGGGAAAAGTACTGAATACCATTCGTGAGCGATGGGAGCAAGGCGACCCGCACGTGGTTGGCACGTTGCAAAACATTGCGGGAGTAGCAGAACAAGGCTGTGACGTTATCAAAAACCAAGATTTCAAACGTTTGGGTGAATTGATTAACCAAAATTTTGACTACCGCGCCCAAATCATGACCATCACCGACCGAAACCAAGCGCTTATCGACACCGCTCGCGCTTGCGGGGCTTCGGCGTCGTTTACGGGTTCGGGTGGCTCTATAATTGGAATTTACCGTGACGAAGAAATGCTCAATCGTCTTTTTATCGAACTTAAAAAACAAAACGCGCGCGTTATCAAACCTTTTATAGTTTAA
- a CDS encoding response regulator codes for MKVLVVDDYATMRRIVRNLLTQIGMTDVEEASDGITALQRLRENKYGLVISDDNMEPMTGLQLLKEIRNDSKLKGTPFIMVTAESSTEKVIAAKQAGVNNYIVKPFNAETLKQKMESVLGIF; via the coding sequence ATGAAAGTATTAGTAGTAGATGATTATGCAACTATGAGACGTATTGTACGTAATCTGCTGACACAGATTGGTATGACAGATGTCGAAGAAGCATCAGATGGAATAACTGCTTTACAACGCCTGCGCGAAAACAAGTACGGTCTTGTTATTTCAGATGACAATATGGAGCCAATGACAGGCCTACAATTACTTAAAGAGATTCGAAACGACAGCAAATTGAAAGGTACTCCTTTTATAATGGTGACAGCCGAAAGTTCGACCGAAAAAGTCATTGCTGCAAAGCAGGCGGGAGTTAATAATTACATTGTAAAACCTTTTAACGCCGAAACACTTAAACAGAAAATGGAGAGTGTTTTGGGGATATTTTAA
- a CDS encoding chorismate-binding protein, whose translation MMSDKLETTGASSLFDHGLHPLSAWQSTRELGFAAALWRLPHQKDKHLIVNFGSELPRTRMTLDELPAGFAMSPFLNIEGDSSLFIEADLYFRFDEHGDVTLEKESAFLSGSNREKWYNHYRNRPTNASPLVAHSVSSRQPELPSFVYLDAVQKAVKAIEAGEFKKVVFSRVKQVELATDFTFSEVFERLCEKYPTAFVSMVYLPQLDQVWLGATPETLVSVDKQGIFRTVSLAGTQSAFDASGAPISVKKAAWTQKEIEEQALVGRYIISCFKKIRVREYLEEGPKTVVAGNLMHLRSDYLVDTKTINFPELGTVMLELLHPTSAVCGMPKMEALAFIQQHEGYDREFYSGYLGPVNVGNETHLFVNLRCMKIQNNVATLYAGGGITEDSEPEKEWQETEMKCQTMLSVLG comes from the coding sequence ATGATGTCAGACAAACTAGAAACAACAGGGGCTTCTTCCCTTTTTGACCACGGCTTACATCCACTTTCTGCGTGGCAAAGCACCCGTGAGTTAGGCTTTGCGGCGGCGCTGTGGCGGCTTCCACACCAAAAAGACAAACACCTCATTGTCAATTTTGGGTCAGAGCTCCCTCGTACGCGAATGACGCTTGATGAACTGCCCGCGGGCTTTGCCATGAGCCCGTTTCTAAACATCGAAGGAGATAGTTCGCTCTTTATTGAAGCCGATTTGTATTTTCGTTTCGATGAACACGGAGATGTGACGTTGGAGAAAGAAAGCGCCTTTTTGTCTGGTTCCAACCGTGAAAAATGGTATAATCATTACCGAAATCGCCCAACGAATGCTTCTCCATTGGTGGCACATTCTGTCAGTTCACGCCAGCCCGAGTTGCCGAGCTTTGTGTATTTGGATGCGGTTCAAAAAGCAGTGAAGGCGATTGAGGCAGGAGAATTCAAAAAAGTTGTTTTTTCGCGGGTAAAACAGGTGGAATTGGCAACTGATTTTACTTTTTCAGAAGTCTTTGAACGCCTGTGCGAAAAATATCCAACTGCATTCGTGTCAATGGTGTATTTGCCGCAGCTTGACCAAGTTTGGTTGGGCGCCACGCCCGAAACCTTGGTAAGTGTTGATAAACAAGGCATTTTTCGGACGGTATCGTTGGCGGGTACGCAGTCGGCTTTTGATGCTTCGGGCGCGCCGATTTCCGTCAAAAAAGCGGCTTGGACTCAAAAAGAGATTGAAGAACAAGCCTTGGTAGGGCGTTACATTATTTCGTGCTTCAAAAAAATTCGGGTTCGTGAATACCTCGAAGAAGGCCCAAAAACGGTCGTCGCTGGAAATCTCATGCACCTTCGAAGCGACTATTTGGTGGATACCAAGACAATAAATTTCCCTGAACTGGGAACGGTGATGTTGGAATTGCTCCATCCGACATCGGCGGTGTGTGGGATGCCCAAAATGGAAGCATTGGCGTTTATTCAACAACACGAGGGCTACGACCGCGAGTTTTACAGCGGGTATTTAGGCCCAGTAAACGTAGGAAACGAAACCCATCTGTTTGTGAATTTGCGTTGTATGAAGATTCAAAATAATGTGGCAACGCTCTACGCTGGCGGCGGAATCACGGAAGATTCAGAGCCAGAAAAAGAATGGCAAGAAACCGAAATGAAATGCCAAACGATGCTTTCGGTGTTAGGCTAA